A stretch of Roseibium porphyridii DNA encodes these proteins:
- a CDS encoding RNA pyrophosphohydrolase, translating into MTKLELGPGFPEPSGGLPYRPCVGIMLINKHGMVWIGSRDDGGSSANYEFSWQMPQGGIDKGETPERAARRELYEETSVRTISLLEEAPEWFAYDYPPEVVQRSRKGKYRGQAQRWVAYRFDGDDDEINILVPPDGHSAEFSKWRWEHAAQLPGLIVPFKRPVYERVVAAFSHLTD; encoded by the coding sequence GTGACAAAGCTTGAACTTGGCCCCGGTTTTCCAGAGCCTTCTGGAGGCCTGCCCTACCGCCCTTGTGTCGGTATCATGCTGATTAACAAGCACGGCATGGTTTGGATCGGCAGTCGCGACGATGGCGGAAGTTCCGCTAACTATGAATTCTCGTGGCAAATGCCCCAAGGCGGGATCGACAAGGGCGAAACCCCTGAACGGGCGGCCCGGCGCGAGCTCTATGAGGAAACTTCCGTCAGGACGATCAGTCTGCTCGAAGAAGCGCCGGAATGGTTCGCGTATGACTATCCTCCGGAAGTGGTGCAACGGAGCCGCAAGGGTAAATACAGAGGTCAGGCGCAGCGTTGGGTTGCTTATCGTTTCGATGGGGACGACGACGAAATCAACATTCTGGTACCGCCGGACGGACACTCAGCGGAATTCAGCAAGTGGCGCTGGGAACATGCAGCACAGCTTCCCGGTCTGATTGTTCCGTTCAAGCGCCCGGTCTATGAACGCGTCGTCGCAGCATTCTCACACCTGACCGACTGA